The following are encoded in a window of Lynx canadensis isolate LIC74 chromosome B1, mLynCan4.pri.v2, whole genome shotgun sequence genomic DNA:
- the LOC115511650 gene encoding putative tripartite motif-containing protein 75, with protein MAVSSALAGLQAEANCPICLDYLRDPVTTECGHNFCRCCIQQSWADLSDRFPCPVCRHSCRETHLRSNAQLGRVIDIAKLLHISRSKRKRRDERHLCEKHNRVLTLFCEEDLQVLCPACMRPPDHRGHWVRPVEEAASHHRQRLGSYIEPLKKQVADIQKLISIQSKKPLELKEKVENQKLELLSEFECLKQFLDRDQAAVLSRLADEEKDIQQKLSANITAFSNYISTLKGLLSKVVENSVLSEVELLSQIKHFYKKSEDEISPSIFSIQLRREGCSFPPQYSALQKIIKKFGVDVILDPETAHPNLIVSEDKKDVRFAKRKQNVPYLPKRFTTNTVVLGFPYFYSGRHFWEVEVGDKSEWAVGICRDSLPTKARRSLSAWQGCWRLQLQGDRYNAVGAVPTLLLLDVKPRGIGIFLDYELGEISFYNITEKSHIYTFTDTFTRPLRPYFYVGPDSKPLRICTGTDCE; from the coding sequence ATGGCAGTGTCGTCAGCCCTGGCAGGGCTCCAGGCCGAAGCCAACTGCCCCATCTGTCTGGACTACCTGAGAGACCCTGTCACCACCGAATGTGGGCACAACTTCTGTCGCTGCTGCATCCAGCAATCCTGGGCTGATCTCAGCGACAGGTTCCCTTGCCCCGTCTGCCGTCACTCATGTCGAGAGACGCACTTGAGGAGCAACGCCCAGCTGGGAAGGGTGATTGACATTGCCAAGCTCCTCCACATCAGCAGGAGCAAGAGGAAGAGGCGGGACGAGAGGCATCTGTGTGAGAAGCACAACCGGGTCCTGACCCTCTTCTGTGAGGAGGACCTACAGGTGTTGTGTCCCGCGTGCATGCGACCCCCTGACCACCGGGGCCACTGGGTGAGGCCCGTGGAGGAGGCCGCCTCTCACCACAGGCAAAGGCTCGGCAGTTACATCGAGCCCCTGAAGAAGCAGGTGGCTGATATTCAGAAATTAATAAGCATTCAAAGCAAAAAACCCTTAGAGCTGAAAGAGAAGGTGGAAAATCAAAAGCTGGAACTACTCTCTGAATTTGAGTGCCTGAAGCAATTTCTAGATCGTGATCAAGCAGCAGTTCTTTCCAGGTTAGCTGATGAAGAGAAGGACATTCAGCAGAAACTGAGTGCAAACATAACTGCATTTTCAAACTACATTTCCACCCTCAAAGGTCTGCTGAGTAAAGTAGTAGAGAACAGTGTGCTGTCTGAGGTAGAATTGCTATCACAGATTAAACATTTCTACAAGAAGTCTGAGGATGAGATTAGCCCATCAATTTTTTCAATCCAATTAAGAAGAGAAGGTTGCAGTTTTCCTCCCCAGTACTCTGCTTTgcagaaaattattaaaaaatttggaGTGGACGTGATCCTAGACCCTGAGACGGCACACCCTAACTTGATTGTCTCCgaggataaaaaagatgtgagatttgcaaagagaaaacaaaacgtTCCTTACCTTCCAAAAAGATTTACAACCAACACGGTCGTCCTgggttttccatatttttattccGGCAGGCATTTCTGGGAGGTTGAAGTGGGAGACAAGTCTGAATGGGCTGTTGGGATTTGCAGAGACTCGCTTCCCACAAAGGCCAGGAGATCTCTGTCAGCCTGGCAGGGATGCTGGAGGCTTCAGCTGCAGGGGGATCGATATAATGCAGTGGGAGCTGTTCCAACACTGCTACTGTTAGACGTGAAACCCAGAGGCATTGGCATTTTCTTGGACTATGAGCTGGGTGAGATCTCATTTTATAACATAACTGAGAAATCTCACATCTATACTTTCACTGACACTTTCACTAGACCGCTTAGGCCTTATTTCTATGTAGGACCCGATTCAAAGCCTCTCAGAATCTGTACAGGAACAGATTGTGAATGA